A single region of the Bacteroidota bacterium genome encodes:
- a CDS encoding type II and III secretion system protein, with amino-acid sequence MKKAFILVSFLLSLLFVQIALPQSRDTRIKTKGYVNPQEIVSLDSTMRMDQALLVIGELSKQYAGKIIIDPGKHKNPIGVYIVNEHWRDALDKICRFNHLQVVEESEYIQILPEGATTVAESQQRPGQPLTEPPPTLQSRDIRISAVFFTTSLSKLQDYGISWNFFRSKPKEPALTGYIASGINKGDTTSHVPPAQAAGGAAGAGGAGGSGPSLDKFIGVIQSPPSFTFANIDALVKFFGQNSLGEVITSPEVVVRDGKKGRIQVGKDIYIQTRDVAGNTVNQQISTGTIIDVTPTLYTQSDTDFIYLDLTIEQSDVAPGPEINKTNVNTRTLLYDGEETVIGGLFNTTDVETREGIPFLKDLPWWFLGLRYVFGSESKVKTKNELIVLLKAELLQPLRGRISAHKTEQELLRDKKKEYDREIDKK; translated from the coding sequence ATGAAAAAGGCATTCATTCTGGTATCGTTCCTGCTGTCCCTGCTGTTCGTTCAGATCGCGCTCCCGCAATCGCGCGATACGCGGATAAAAACCAAGGGGTATGTGAATCCGCAGGAAATTGTCTCGCTTGATTCGACGATGCGCATGGACCAGGCACTCCTTGTGATCGGCGAGCTGAGCAAGCAATACGCAGGAAAGATCATCATCGATCCCGGGAAGCACAAGAACCCGATCGGTGTCTATATCGTGAATGAGCACTGGCGCGACGCTCTCGACAAAATCTGCCGGTTCAACCATTTGCAGGTCGTCGAGGAATCGGAATATATCCAGATTCTGCCGGAAGGCGCGACGACCGTCGCCGAGAGCCAGCAGCGTCCCGGACAACCCCTGACCGAACCGCCGCCGACGCTGCAAAGCCGGGACATCAGAATCTCCGCGGTCTTTTTCACCACAAGCCTGTCGAAACTTCAGGATTACGGCATCAGCTGGAATTTCTTCCGGTCAAAGCCGAAGGAACCCGCCCTCACCGGATATATCGCCTCGGGGATTAACAAGGGCGACACGACCTCCCATGTACCCCCGGCCCAGGCGGCGGGGGGAGCAGCCGGAGCCGGCGGCGCGGGGGGAAGCGGCCCTTCGCTCGACAAGTTCATCGGCGTGATTCAATCTCCGCCTTCATTCACCTTTGCGAATATTGACGCTCTCGTCAAGTTCTTTGGCCAGAACTCACTTGGAGAAGTGATCACGAGCCCCGAAGTCGTCGTCCGCGACGGCAAGAAGGGAAGAATCCAGGTTGGCAAGGACATCTATATCCAGACGAGGGATGTCGCGGGCAATACCGTCAACCAGCAGATATCGACGGGTACCATCATCGACGTCACCCCGACCCTCTACACGCAGTCGGATACCGATTTCATCTATCTCGATCTGACGATCGAACAGAGCGATGTGGCCCCTGGACCGGAAATCAACAAGACGAATGTCAACACCAGAACGCTCCTCTACGACGGCGAGGAAACCGTGATCGGCGGCCTCTTTAATACGACCGACGTGGAAACAAGGGAGGGAATACCCTTCCTGAAGGATCTGCCCTGGTGGTTCCTCGGGCTCCGGTATGTGTTCGGGTCTGAGAGCAAGGTCAAGACGAAGAACGAGCTGATCGTCCTTCTGAAGGCGGAACTCCTTCAGCCGCTCCGGGGCAGGATCTCCGCCCACAAGACCGAGCAGGAGCTCCTGAGGGATAAGAAGAAAGAGTACGACAGAGAAATCGACAAGAAATGA